A portion of the Rissa tridactyla isolate bRisTri1 chromosome 19, bRisTri1.patW.cur.20221130, whole genome shotgun sequence genome contains these proteins:
- the RUNDC1 gene encoding RUN domain-containing protein 1, producing MAAPVATTMEAEGGPLGPGERWAPVGAVSAATAEEEEEDEEEAAAAAGDGSVPRLRAERRRLQGALLALASHFAQVQFRLRQVARAAPAEQRRLLRELEEFAFRACPAPRAPSEQEKQEQIEVQKEKQRELILQLKTQLDDLETFAYQEGSYDSLPRSVVMERQRMIINELIKKLDMDLSEDVATLSPEELRQRVDAAIAQIVNPARVKEQLVEQLKTQIRDLEMFINFIQDEVGSSGKAEDGHCECAGRKDGGGSYKPNTRPSGNRVNPEDARRMRETGLHLMRRMLAVLQIFAVSQFGCATGQIPRTLWQKDQANKDYSPLIKKLELSVERVRQLAMKHQQEDHVISSSDLQDIPLGGRDELTLAVRKELTIALRDLMAHGLYASSQGMSLVLAPIACLIPAFTSSPQTMHPWELFVKYYNTKNGQAFVESPARKLSQSFALPVTGGVAITPKQSLLTAIHTVLTEHDPFKRSADSELKALVCMALNEQRLVSWVNLICKSGALVQSHYQPWSYMANTGFESALNVLSRLSNLKFNLPVDLAVRQLKNIKDAF from the exons ATGGCGGCGCCGGTAGCGACGACCATGGAGGCGGAGGGCGGCCCGCTAGGCCCGGGGGAACGCTGGGCGCCGGTGGGCGCCGTGTCGGCGGCgacggcggaggaggaggaggaagacgaggaggaggcggcggcggcggcgggggacgggTCGGTGCCGCGGCTGCGTGCGGAGCGGCGGCGCCTGCAGGGGGCGCTGTTGGCGCTGGCCTCGCACTTCGCGCAGGTGCAGTTCCGGCTGCGGCAGGTGGCGCGCGCCGCGCCGGCCGAGCAGCGCCGCCTCCTGCGCGAGCTGGAGGAGTTCGCCTTCCGCGCGTGCCCCGCGCCGCGCGCCCCG AGCGAGCAAGAGAAGCAGGAGCAGATCGAGgtgcagaaggagaagcagagagagctgaTCCTGCAGCTCAAGACGCAGCTGGATGACCTGGAGACATTTGCGTACCAGGAGGGCAGTTACGACTCCCTGCCACGGTCGGTGGTTATGGAAAGACAGCGG ATGATCATAAATGAGTTGATAAAGAAGCTGGACATGGACTTGAGCGAAGATGTTGCAACGCTCTCTCCGGAGGAATTGCGACAGCGTGTGGACGCTGCCATAGCACAGATCGTTAACCCAGCCAGGGTGAAGGAGCAGCTGGTGGAACAACTGAAGACACAGATAAGAGACCTCGAAATGTTCATCAACTTCATTCAGG ATGAAGTTGGAAGCTCTGGTAAGGCGGAAGATGGACACTGTGAGTGTGCAGGCAGAAAAGATGGCGGTGGCTCCTACAAACCAAATACACGGCCTTCTGGAAATCGAG TGAACCCAGAGGATGCCAGGAGGATGCGAGAAACGGGCCTGCACCTCATGCGTCGCATGCTTGCTGTGCTACAAATATTTGCTGTCAGTCAGTTTGGTTGTGCTACTGGTCAGATTCCTCGCACGCTCTGGCAGAAGGACCAAGCCAACAAGGACTATTCCCCCTTAATTAAGAAACTGGAGTTGTCGGTAGAGCGGGTGAGGCAGCTGGCGATGAAACACCAGCAGGAAGACCACGTTATCAGTTCCTCCGATCTGCAGGACATTCCCTTAGGAGGCAGAGATGAGCTGACTCTAGCTGTGCGGAAGGAGTTGACCATCGCTTTGCGAGACCTGATGGCTCACGGGCTCTACGCCTCTTCCCAAGGAATGAGCCTGGTACTGGCACCCATCGCGTGCTTGATTCCTGCGTTCACCTCGTCGCCGCAGACCATGCACCCCTGGGAGCTCTTTGTGAAGTATTACAACACTAAGAATGGGCAAGCCTTCGTGGAATCCCCAGCTCGCAAGCTCTCCCAGTCCTTTGCCCTGCCTGTGACGGGAGGAGTGGCCATTACCCCCAAACAGAGCCTGCTGACAGCCATTCACACTGTGCTCACGGAGCACGACCCCTTCAAGCGCAGTGCGGACTCTGAACTGAAAGCCCTGGTGTGTATGGCACTAAACGAGCAGCGCCTGGTCTCCTGGGTAAATCTGATCTGCAAATCTGGAGCTCTGGTACAGTCCCACTACCAGCCGTGGAGCTACATGGCAAACACAGGCTTTGAGAGCGCCCTCAACGTTCTCAGTCGCCTGAGCAACTTGAAATTCAACCTTCCGGTTGACTTGGCTGTCCGGCAGCTGAAAAACATCAAAGACgctttttga
- the PTGES3L gene encoding putative protein PTGES3L, whose translation MARQPAKTLWYDRPRYVYLEFCVEDSRDVKVVIEDQRLVFSCKNADGVEFYNEINLYARVNSKDSREKRSDRSITCFMRKWKEKVAWPRITKENIKPAWLSVDFDNWRDWEGDEEVERAMVEQYAELLEKVTDKGPPPAMDDLDDDL comes from the exons ATGGCGAG GCAACCGGCAAAGACGTTGTGGTACGACCGGCCGCGGTACGTCTACCTGGAGTTCTGCGTCGAGGACAGCAGGGATGTTAAGGTCGTCATTGAGGACCAGCGGCTGGTGTTCAG TTGCAAAAATGCAGACGGCGTGGAGTTCTACAACGAGATCAACCTGTATGCACGGGTCAACTCCAAG GACTCACGGGAGAAGCGCTCCGACCGCTCCATCACGTGCTTTATGAGGAAGTGGAAGGAGAAAGTGGCCTGGCCGCGCATCACCAAGGAGAACATCAAG CCGGCCTGGCTCTCCGTCGACTTTGACAACTGGCGAGACTGGGAAGGCGATGAGGAGGTGGAGAGGGCCATGGTGGAGCAGTACGCAGAG CTCCTGGAGAAGGTGACAGACAAAGGCCCTCCCCCGGCCATGGACGACTTGGAT GACGACCTATGA
- the AARSD1 gene encoding alanyl-tRNA editing protein Aarsd1, producing the protein MAFRCQRDSWARQFATRVVSCQAAELRPEGGGAPVRGFQVVLEDTILFPEGGGQPDDRGLIGEVPVLRVTRRGPEALHFVPAPLEPGAAVVLSLDWDRRFDHMQQHSGQHLITAIAEQMFGFKTTSWELGRQRSLIELDTPSMTAEQVEALERSVNEKIRERVPVTVRELAADDPEIETVRSRGLPDDHAGPVRVVDIEGVDSNMCCGTHVSNLSDLQVIKLLGTEKGKKNKTNLVFLAGNRVLKSIEQSHSTEKALTSLLKNGPGEHVEAVKRLQSSVKLLQKNNLNLLRDIAVLIARDFKSKPVRSQLFVLHRKEGDSEFMNIIANEIGTEDTLLFLTVGDEKEAGLFLLAGPVEAVENLGPRVAELLGGKGAGKRGRFQGKAAKMSRRGDVQALLQEFISHRSPEA; encoded by the exons ATGGCGTTCCGGTGCCAGCGGGACAGCTGGGCCCGGCAG TTCGCCACCAGGGTGGTGTCGTGCCAGGCGGCGGAGCTGCGGCCCGAGGGCGGCGGGGCACCGGTGCGCGGGTTCCAGGTGGTGCTGGAGGACACCATCCTCTTCCCCGAGGGCGGCGGGCAG ccggACGACCGCGGCCTCATCGGCGAGGTGCCGGTGCTGCGCGTGACGCGGCGGGGCCCCGAGGCCCTGCACTTCGTGCCCGCCCCGCTGGAACCGGGCGCCGCCGTGGTGCTGTCGCTGGACTGGGACCGCCGCTTCGACCACATGCAGCAGCACTCGG GACAGCACCTCATCACTGCCATCGCAGAACAGATGTTTGGATTCAAGACAACTTCATG GGAGCTGGGCCGCCAGCGAAGTCTCATTGAGCTGGACACCCCCTCCATGACAGCAGAGCAAGTAGAGGCCCTGGAGAGGAGCGTGAATGAGAAAATCCGGGAGAGGGTACCAGTGACAGTGCGGGAACTGGCTGCAGATGACCCTGAAATTGAAACA GTGAGAAGCCGTGGCTTGCCGGACGACCACGCGGGGCCAGTGCGAGTTGTTGACATCGAAGGCGTAGACTCCAACATGTGCTGTGGGACTCACGTCTCCAACCTGAGCGACTTGCAG gttatTAAACTCCTTGgcacagaaaaagggaaaaagaacaaaaccaacttgGTTTTCCTGGCAGGAAACAGAGTGCTGAAGTCAATCGAGCAAAGTCACAGCACTGAGAAGGCTCTCACCTCGCTGCTCAA AAACGGCCCAGGTGAGCACGTAGAGGCGGTGAAGAGGCTGCAGAGTTCTGTGAAACTGCTCCAGAAG aatAACTTGAACCTGCTTAGAGACATTGCTGTTTTGATAGCCCGGGACTTCAAGAGCAAACCTGTCCGAAGTCAGCTCTTTGTGCTACACAG GAAAGAGGGTGACTCTGAATTTATGAACATCATCGCTAATGAGATTGGGACAGAG GACACCCTGCTGTTCCTGACTGTGGGAGATGAGAAAGAAGCAGGACTCTTTCTTCTAGCGGGACCTGTTGAAGCAGTTGAGAATTTAGGTCCCAG ggtggcagagctgctgggaggcaAAGGAGCTGGCAAGCGAGGCCGCTTTCAGGGCAAGGCAGCCAAGATGAGCCGGCGAGGAGACGTGCAGGCTCTGCTCCAGGAGTTCATCAGCCATCGAAGCCCTGAAGCGTAA
- the G6PC1 gene encoding glucose-6-phosphatase catalytic subunit 1 gives MEASMNLLHDMGIQATHWLQQHFQGSQDWFLFISFAADLRNAFFVLFPIWFHFSESVGIRLVWVAVIGDWLNLVFKWILFGERPYWWVHETDYYSNTSAPEIQQFPLTCETGPGSPSGHAMGAAGVYYTMVTALLSAAMGKKRLRTLKYWVLWTVLWTGFWAVQVCVCLSRVFIAAHFPHQVIAGVISGMAVAKTFQHVHSIYHASLRQYLGITFFLFSFAMGFYLLLRVLGVDLLWTLERARNWCAHPEWVHIDTTPFASLLRNLGILFGLGLALNSHMYLESCRGKQGRQLPFRLGCVAASLLILHLFDAFKPPSHMQLLFYILSFCKSAAVPLATVGLIPYCVSQLLATQNKKAA, from the exons aTGGAGGCCAGCATGAACCTCCTGCACGACATGGGCATCCAGGCGACgcactggctgcagcagcacttcCAGGGCTCCCAGGACTGGTTCCTCTTCATCTCCTTCGCCGCCGACCTCAGGAACGCCTTCTTCGTCCTCTTCCCCATCTGGTTCCACTTCAGCGAGTCGGTGGGCATCAGGCTCGTCTGGGTGGCCGTGATCGGCGACTGGCTCAACCTCGTCTTTAAGTG gatcCTCTTTGGGGAGAGACCGTACTGGTGGGTCCATGAGACGGACTATTACAGCAACACCTCTGCTCCGGAGATCCAGCAGTTCCCGCTCACCTGCGAGACCGGCCCCG GGAGCCCCTCTGGCCATGCCATGGGTGCAGCAGGCGTGTACTACACCATGGTGACGgccctcctctctgctgccatgGGGAAGAAGCGGTTGAGGACACTTAAATACTG GGTGCTGTGGACGGTGCTTTGGACGGGGTTCTGGGCAGTTCAGGTCTGCGTCTGCCTGTCCCGAGTCTTCATTGCCGCCCACTTCCCCCATCAGGTCATCGCGGGGGTCATCTCAG GGATGGCTGTGGCCAAAACCTTCCAGCACGTCCACAGCATCTACCACGCCAGCCTCCGCCAGTACCTGGGCATCACCTTCTTCCTCTTCAGCTTCGCCATGGGCTTCTACCTGCTGCTGCGGGTACTCGGCGTGGACCTGCTGTGGACACTGGAGAGGGCGCGGAACTGGTGCGCCCACCCTGAGTGGGTCCACATCGACACCACCCCCTTCGCCAGCCTCCTCCGTAACCTGGGCATCCTCTtcgggctggggctggccctcAACTCCCACATGTACCTGGAGAGCTGCCGGGGCAAGCAGGGCCGGCAGCTGCCCTTCCGCCTGGGCTGCGTTGCTGCCTCCCTCCTCATCCTGCACCTTTTCGACGCCTTCAAGCCGCCCTCCCACATGCAGCTGCTCTTCTACATCCTCTCCTTCTGCAAGAGCGCGGCCGTGCCGCTGGCCACCGTCGGCCTCATCCCCTACTGCGTCTCCCAGCTCCTGGCCACGCAGAACAAGAAGGCTGCCTAG
- the LOC128919185 gene encoding membrane primary amine oxidase-like, with product MNMKTVLILLVLALATIFALVCVLLTRGRAPSTCQHQPPEQEDPDDGQSLVFADLTPEELAQVVRYLQGSLGVQLVDASRAKPSDNCIASVDVQVPAKAEVLRFLDGGGARPRREALAVLYFGNQPDPNVTEYVVGPLPTPVYHRDVTVQKYGGKVPYHRRPVTGKEYVDINALIQRELRKAPRFLAACCESDGTDLAILTTAPRGFKSGDRVTWFVLFRGVAGTGYYLSPVGLEVLVEHGDLHVSRWRLRKVFYNGQYFASTGDLEHAFESNLLEVVRIEKPQAEVVLGSMRPRHPPGSLGPLQYEPQGPRYSVRNNRVTFQGWSIAFGMNPNTGPRLFDIRFRGERIAYELSLQEALALYGSNCPGGMSTRYFDGSFGIGRFAYELVRGLDCPYTATYVDRHYLVESETPKTNQNSLCIFEHDAALPLRRHFSDSHSFYYGGLRKNTLVIRAVSTLINYDYIWDFMFHGSGAVEVRVHATGYISSSFLHGRGTDYGNRVGPHTLGTMHLHHIHYKVDLDVDGQLNSLETQDMEYELVKDPWSMQHTIERPYLRRERLEREGEAAFLLNTPMPRYLSFTSSKPNKWGHPRSYRVQIVSFAGEHLPPSSPMERSISWGRYQLAVTRRKEEEPTSTSVYNQNDPWTPTVVFADFIDNETITNEDLVAWITVGFLHVPHAEDVPNTVTVGNGVGFFLRPYNYFDEDPSVNSPDSVYFSGEQDAGACGANPLACLPPAAACAPRLPPFRYGGFLNLSLALPPGGL from the exons ATGAACATGAAAACTGTGCTCATCCTCCTCGTTCTGGCTTTAGCCACGATATTTGCTTTGGTCTGTGTGCTGCTGACCAGAGGAAGagcccccagcacctgccagcacCAGCCCCCGGAGCAGGAGGATCCCGATGACGGCCAGAGCCTGGTCTTTGCGGATCTGACACCCGAAGAGCTGGCGCAAGTGGTGCGGTACCTGCAGGGAAGCCTTGGGGTGCAGCTGGTTGACGCCTCGCGTGCGAAGCCCTCGGACAACTGCATCGCCTCCGTGGACGTGCAGGTCCCCGCCAAGGCAGAGGTGCTGCGGTTCCTGGATGGCGGGGGGGCTCGCCCCCGCCGGGAGGCGCTGGCTGTGCTCTACTTTGGGAACCAGCCGGACCCCAATGTCACCGAGTACGTGGTGGGTCCGCTGCCGACGCCGGTGTATCACCGGGACGTCACAGTGCAGAAGTACGGGGGGAAGGTGCCGTACCACCGCAGACCCGTCACCGGCAAGGAGTACGTGGATATCAACGCCCTCATCCAGCGGGAGCTGAGAAAGGCACCCCGTTTCCTCGCTGCGTGCTGCGAGTCCGACGGGACCGACCTGGCCATCCTCACGACGGCCCCACGGGGCTTCAAGTCCGGCGACCGCGTGACATGGTTTGTCCTCTTCCGCGGCGTGGCCGGCACCGGCTACTACCTCTCGccagtggggctggaggtgctggtggagcacGGGGACCTCCACGTCTCCCGCTGGCGGCTGCGCAAAGTCTTCTACAATGGCCAGTACTTTGCCAGCACGGGGGATCTGGAGCATGCGTTTGAGTCCAACTTGCTGGAGGTCGTCAGGATCGAGAAGCCCCAGGCTGAAGTGGTGCTGGGCTCCATGAGACCCCGGCACCCGCCTGGGTCCCTAGGGCCGCTGCAGTACGAGCCCCAGGGTCCCCGCTACAGCGTCAGGAACAACCGCGTCACCTTCCAGGGCTGGAGCATCGCCTTCGGCATGAACCCCAACACCGGCCCGCGCCTCTTTGACATCAGGTTCCGTGGGGAGAGGATTGCCTATGAGCTGAGTCTCCAGGAAGCCTTAGCCCTCTACGGCTCCAACTGCCCCGGGGGGATGTCCACCCGGTACTTTGATGGGAGCTTTGGCATCGGCAGGTTTGCCTACGAGCTTGTCCGGGGCCTCGACTGCCCCTACACAGCGACCTACGTGGACCGGCACTACCTGGTGGAGTCAGAgacccccaaaaccaaccaaaactcaCTCTGCATTTTTGAGCACGACGCTGCCCTCCCTCTGCGGCGCCACTTTTCCGACTCACACTCCTTCTACTACGGCGGGCTGCGGAAAAACACGCTGGTCATCCGTGCAGTCTCCACTCTCATCAACTACGACTACATCTGGGACTTCATGTTCCACGGCAGCGGGGCTGTGGAGGTGCGGGTACACGCCACCGGCTACATCAGCTCCTCCTTCCTCCATGGCCGAGGCACCGACTACGGCAACAGGGTCGGGCCCCACACGCTGGGGACGATGCACCTCCACCACATCCACTACAAGGTGGACCTGGATGTCGACG GGCAGCTGAACTCTCTTGAGACCCAGGACATGGAGTATGAGCTCGTGAAAGACCCCTGGAGCATGCAGCACACCATCGAGCGGCCATACctccgcagggagaggctggagagggaggGCGAGGCGGCGTTCCTGCTCAACACCCCCATGCCCCGCTACCTCTCCTTTACCAGCTCCAAGCCCAACAAGTGGGGGCACCCGCGCAGCTACCGGGTCCAGATCGTCAGCTTCGCCGGGGAGcatctgccccccagcagccccatggAGAGATCCATCAGCtggggcag GTACCAGCTGGCCGTCACCCGGCGGAAGGAGGAGGAGCCCACCAGCACCAGCGTCTACAACCAGAACGACCCCTGGACGCCCACCGTCGTCTTTGCCGACTTCATTGATAACGAGACCATCACTAACGAG gacctgGTCGCCTGGATCACCGTGGGGTTCCTGCACGTCCCCCACGCCGAAGATGTCCCCAACACGGTGACCGTGGGGAACGGCGTCGGCTTTTTCCTGAGACCCTACAACTACTTCGACGAGGACCCCTCGGTGAACTCGCCCGACAGCGTCTACTTCAGCGGCGAGCAGGACGCCGGAGCGTGCGGGGCCAACCCGCTGGCCTGCCTGCCCCCCGCCGCTGCCTgcgccccccgcctgccccccttCCGATACGGGGGCTTCCTCAACCTCAGCCTGGCCCTGCCGCCCGGCGGGCTCTGA